A stretch of Bradyrhizobium sp. CCBAU 53338 DNA encodes these proteins:
- the fahA gene encoding fumarylacetoacetase has translation MTTHPNDPSLRSFIEVDPSSDFPIQNLPYGVFSTAANPTPRVGVAIGNYVLDLWELEQDSRLDVGALGVFSGPSLNAFMALGPKVWTRTRARISELLRHDDPELRDNDELRRQALVPMRDARLHLPFAVSGYTDFYSSREHATNVGVMFRGKDNALQPNWLHMPIAYNGRASTVVVSGTKVKRPRGQLKPPNVEVPSFGPCKRLDFELEMGVVIGQPSPIGGMLTESQAEEMIFGFVLLNDWSARDIQQWEYVPLGPFLAKAFATSISPWVVTREALEPFRLNGPAQEPVPLDYLRQARAQNYDLELDVSLRAAGANSPTRISRTNFKYMYWSSVQQLMHHASSGCAMNIGDLLGSGTISGPEKNQRGSLLEISWNGTEPVELPGGARRSFLEDGDSLVMRGWCQGSGYRVGFGEVEGTILASD, from the coding sequence GTGACAACCCACCCCAACGACCCCAGCCTCCGCTCCTTCATCGAGGTCGATCCTTCTTCCGACTTCCCGATCCAGAACCTGCCCTATGGCGTGTTCTCGACCGCAGCGAACCCGACGCCGCGCGTCGGCGTTGCGATCGGGAATTACGTGCTCGATCTCTGGGAACTGGAGCAGGACTCGCGGCTCGATGTCGGCGCGCTCGGCGTGTTTTCGGGGCCGTCGCTCAATGCATTCATGGCGCTCGGGCCGAAAGTCTGGACCAGGACGCGGGCGCGGATCAGCGAGCTGTTGCGCCACGATGATCCGGAGCTGCGCGACAACGACGAGCTGCGCAGGCAGGCGCTGGTGCCGATGCGCGATGCAAGACTGCATCTGCCGTTCGCGGTTTCCGGCTACACCGATTTCTATTCATCCAGAGAGCACGCCACCAATGTCGGCGTGATGTTCCGCGGCAAGGACAATGCGCTGCAGCCGAACTGGCTGCACATGCCGATCGCCTACAATGGCCGTGCCTCCACGGTTGTGGTGTCCGGCACCAAGGTGAAGCGGCCGCGCGGGCAGCTGAAGCCGCCGAACGTGGAGGTGCCGAGCTTCGGCCCCTGCAAGCGGCTCGATTTCGAGCTGGAGATGGGCGTGGTGATCGGCCAGCCCTCGCCAATCGGCGGCATGCTCACGGAGAGCCAGGCCGAGGAGATGATCTTCGGCTTCGTGCTGCTCAACGACTGGAGCGCGCGCGACATCCAGCAATGGGAGTATGTGCCGCTCGGCCCGTTCCTCGCCAAGGCGTTCGCGACCTCGATCAGCCCGTGGGTGGTGACGCGCGAGGCGCTGGAGCCGTTCCGCCTGAACGGGCCGGCGCAGGAGCCGGTGCCGCTGGATTATCTCAGGCAGGCGAGGGCGCAGAACTACGACCTGGAGCTGGATGTCTCCCTGCGCGCGGCCGGTGCCAATTCGCCCACGCGCATCAGCCGTACCAATTTCAAATACATGTACTGGTCCTCGGTGCAGCAGTTGATGCATCACGCGTCCTCCGGCTGCGCCATGAATATCGGCGATCTTCTCGGCAGCGGCACCATATCCGGCCCGGAGAAGAACCAGCGCGGCAGCTTGCTCGAGATCAGCTGGAACGGCACCGAGCCGGTCGAGCTGCCCGGCGGCGCCCGGCGCTCGTTCCTTGAGGACGGCGACAGCCTCGTCATGCGCGGCTGGTGCCAGGGCAGCGGCTATCGCGTCGGCTTCGGCGAGGTCGAGGGGACGATCCTGGCGTCGGATTAG
- a CDS encoding MarR family winged helix-turn-helix transcriptional regulator has translation MARTSSDIALKTKEANEASPRPKSRLDLFKFVPFRLNRLAAEVSSALAVEYQERHGLDIPAWRVIATLGFRNDACSAQFISQCTRTHKSTISRAVTTLLHDGLIERVENEADRREFRLQLTRKGRALYEELFPQLLRREDEILACLSAQERKQLSALLGKIEESLDLIQTSEEADAKQAY, from the coding sequence TTGGCGAGGACATCCAGCGACATCGCGCTGAAGACAAAAGAAGCCAACGAGGCTTCGCCGCGGCCCAAATCGCGGCTCGATCTGTTCAAGTTCGTGCCGTTCCGCCTCAACCGACTCGCGGCGGAAGTCAGTTCCGCGCTCGCGGTCGAGTATCAGGAGCGGCATGGCCTCGACATTCCCGCCTGGCGCGTGATTGCGACGCTCGGATTCCGCAACGATGCCTGCAGCGCGCAATTCATCTCGCAATGTACCCGCACGCATAAATCGACCATCAGCCGCGCGGTGACGACGCTGCTGCATGACGGCCTGATCGAGCGGGTCGAGAACGAGGCGGACCGCCGCGAATTCCGCCTGCAACTGACCAGGAAGGGACGCGCGCTCTACGAGGAGTTGTTCCCGCAATTGCTGCGGCGGGAAGACGAGATTTTGGCGTGCCTCTCTGCGCAGGAGCGCAAGCAGCTCTCCGCACTGCTCGGCAAGATCGAGGAGAGCCTCGATTTGATCCAGACCAGCGAGGAGGCCGACGCCAAGCAGGCGTATTAG
- a CDS encoding OmpA family protein has product MRLAAKGLTAILSVVTLGAALSLTLSPALPGDDGNSKNVTEDEIVRALAPPPKKPLTRGLSIGPQADPVPNAAETKLIQSVRGRATRSLSSTEREEIATAAKDKPNIDLEITFDYNSADISAKSLPSVQALGRALTNPDLKGSTFVVAGHTDAAGGESYNQELSERRADSIKRYLVEKYSIAAADLVTVGYGKSKLKDPSQPMAEVNRRVQVVNMENKTTASK; this is encoded by the coding sequence ATGAGACTGGCTGCAAAAGGACTGACCGCGATCCTGTCCGTCGTCACCCTCGGTGCCGCGCTGTCGCTGACACTCTCACCCGCCCTGCCCGGCGACGACGGCAACAGCAAGAACGTCACCGAGGACGAGATCGTCCGCGCCCTGGCGCCGCCGCCGAAAAAGCCGCTGACCCGCGGCCTCTCGATCGGCCCGCAGGCGGATCCCGTCCCGAACGCGGCGGAAACCAAGTTGATCCAGTCGGTCCGCGGCCGCGCCACGCGCTCGCTGTCGTCGACCGAGCGCGAGGAGATCGCCACCGCCGCCAAGGACAAGCCGAACATCGATCTGGAAATCACCTTCGACTACAACTCGGCCGACATCAGCGCCAAGTCGCTGCCTTCGGTGCAGGCGCTCGGCCGCGCGCTGACCAACCCCGACCTGAAGGGCTCGACCTTCGTGGTCGCGGGCCACACCGATGCCGCCGGCGGCGAGAGCTACAATCAGGAACTGTCGGAACGTCGCGCGGATTCGATCAAGCGCTACCTCGTCGAGAAGTACAGCATCGCCGCGGCCGACCTCGTCACCGTCGGCTACGGCAAGAGCAAGCTGAAGGATCCGAGCCAGCCGATGGCGGAGGTGAACCGCCGCGTGCAGGTCGTGAACATGGAAAACAAGACCACCGCATCGAAGTGA
- a CDS encoding efflux RND transporter periplasmic adaptor subunit: MNISEYLKPAGTVAFIIALGVGYYWFEHRHRPEAKDTPGEALVIVAKSTNACFSDLVRVTGFFVPRREAVVMADQEGSRVTDVFVTEGAVVTDNQELARLTPPPQIPGQPQRPGNQGPISLKASAPGLITEVRTIVGAPASPQAGPMFRIAVNGEIELDAQVPAVHMPKLSPGATVRISRDDAADLIGRVRLVAPEIDRATQLGHVRISVTNNPSLKVGMFARASIDAKRSCGVAVPKTAIDHLTVQVVKSNTIETRRVRVGLTSDSQTEILEGVDVGEIVVADAGSSLHDGDQIKTMFADELDRTRVR; encoded by the coding sequence ATGAACATCTCCGAATATCTCAAGCCTGCGGGTACCGTGGCGTTCATCATCGCGCTCGGCGTCGGCTATTACTGGTTCGAGCATCGGCATCGTCCCGAGGCGAAGGACACGCCGGGCGAGGCGCTCGTCATCGTGGCGAAGTCGACCAATGCCTGCTTCTCCGACCTGGTGCGGGTGACCGGCTTCTTCGTGCCGCGGCGCGAGGCCGTGGTCATGGCCGACCAGGAAGGATCGAGGGTCACCGACGTCTTCGTCACCGAAGGCGCTGTCGTCACCGACAACCAGGAGCTGGCGCGGCTTACGCCGCCGCCGCAGATCCCGGGGCAGCCGCAACGGCCGGGCAACCAGGGCCCGATCTCGCTGAAGGCATCCGCACCGGGCCTCATCACGGAAGTCCGCACCATCGTCGGCGCACCCGCATCGCCGCAGGCGGGGCCGATGTTCCGCATTGCCGTCAACGGCGAGATCGAGCTGGATGCGCAGGTCCCGGCCGTGCACATGCCGAAGCTCAGCCCCGGCGCGACGGTGCGGATCAGCCGCGACGACGCCGCCGATTTGATCGGCAGGGTCCGGCTCGTCGCCCCCGAGATCGACCGCGCCACTCAGCTCGGGCACGTCCGCATCAGCGTGACCAACAATCCCTCGCTGAAGGTCGGCATGTTCGCCCGCGCCTCCATCGACGCCAAGCGAAGCTGCGGCGTCGCGGTGCCGAAGACCGCGATCGACCACCTCACCGTCCAGGTGGTCAAGAGCAACACCATCGAGACACGAAGGGTACGCGTCGGGCTGACATCCGACAGCCAAACGGAAATCCTCGAGGGCGTCGACGTCGGAGAAATCGTCGTCGCCGACGCCGGATCATCGCTGCATGACGGCGACCAGATCAAGACCATGTTCGCCGATGAACTCGATCGCACGCGGGTACGCTGA
- a CDS encoding caspase family protein, translating into MKIRFLFLLPLLVAFIPAAPSHAAGDRFALVIGNAKYPDADSPLKEPINDARDVADELKRDGFTVETGENLTGDGMRRAFDKLYGKIKPGSVALIFYSGFGIQSARQSYMIPVDAQIWTESDVRRDGFSIEAILGELNTRGAGVKIALIDASRRNPFERRFRSFSAGLTPVIAPNGTLVMYSAALASVVSDAGGDHSLFVQELLKEIRVPDLMAEETLNRTKMGVTRASRGEQVPWISSSLAEDFSFIPGATGSRPTAMTPPPASPAPPPPVANNPPPAPPAPPPAPVAANNPPAPPAPPSPPPPAPKPQVDAALPPPPPPVKPAETAPAPNADGGPSAAALAEDPTIKGLTAKIAANPDDVNALYRRGQVYASKGAYRLAIKDFDDTLRINSKDVEALNNRCWTRTVVGDLQGALKDCNEALRLRPNFVDALDSRGLVNLKSGAVKNAIADFDAALKINPRLTSSLYGRGVAKQRNGSAQEGGLDIANAKAMDPNIVQEFASYGVR; encoded by the coding sequence ATGAAAATTCGCTTCCTTTTTCTTCTGCCGTTGCTTGTCGCGTTTATCCCGGCCGCCCCGTCGCATGCGGCCGGTGACCGCTTCGCGCTGGTGATCGGCAACGCCAAATATCCCGATGCCGACAGCCCGCTGAAGGAGCCGATCAACGACGCCCGCGACGTCGCCGACGAGCTCAAGCGCGACGGCTTCACGGTGGAGACCGGCGAGAACCTGACCGGCGACGGCATGCGCCGCGCCTTCGACAAGCTCTACGGCAAGATCAAGCCGGGCTCGGTGGCGCTGATATTCTATAGCGGGTTCGGCATCCAGTCGGCACGGCAGAGCTACATGATCCCGGTCGATGCGCAGATCTGGACCGAGTCCGACGTCCGCCGCGACGGTTTCAGCATCGAGGCCATCCTCGGCGAGCTCAACACGCGCGGTGCCGGCGTCAAGATCGCGCTGATCGATGCCAGCAGACGCAACCCGTTCGAGCGCCGGTTCCGCAGCTTCTCGGCAGGCCTGACGCCGGTCATTGCGCCGAACGGCACCCTGGTGATGTATTCGGCCGCCCTGGCGTCAGTGGTGTCGGATGCCGGCGGCGACCACAGCCTGTTCGTGCAGGAATTGCTCAAGGAAATCCGCGTCCCCGACCTGATGGCGGAGGAAACGCTGAACCGCACCAAGATGGGCGTCACCCGCGCCTCGCGCGGCGAGCAGGTGCCGTGGATCTCGTCCTCGCTCGCCGAGGATTTCTCGTTCATCCCGGGTGCGACCGGATCGCGCCCGACGGCGATGACGCCGCCGCCGGCGTCCCCCGCACCACCGCCTCCCGTTGCCAACAATCCGCCTCCGGCTCCGCCAGCCCCGCCGCCCGCACCCGTGGCTGCGAACAATCCGCCGGCGCCGCCCGCACCTCCGTCACCACCGCCGCCGGCGCCGAAGCCGCAGGTGGACGCCGCGCTGCCTCCGCCGCCACCGCCGGTGAAGCCGGCCGAGACGGCTCCGGCGCCGAACGCCGATGGCGGTCCGAGCGCGGCCGCGCTGGCGGAAGATCCCACCATCAAGGGCCTCACGGCCAAGATCGCCGCCAACCCTGACGACGTGAATGCGCTGTACCGGCGCGGCCAGGTCTATGCCAGCAAGGGGGCCTACCGCCTCGCCATCAAGGATTTCGACGACACGCTGCGGATCAATTCGAAGGACGTCGAAGCGCTGAACAACCGCTGCTGGACCCGTACCGTGGTCGGCGACCTCCAGGGCGCATTGAAAGACTGCAACGAGGCGCTACGGCTGCGCCCGAATTTCGTCGATGCACTGGACAGCCGTGGGCTGGTGAACCTCAAATCCGGGGCGGTGAAGAACGCCATCGCCGATTTCGACGCCGCCCTGAAGATCAACCCCCGCCTGACCTCCTCCCTCTATGGACGGGGTGTGGCCAAGCAGCGCAACGGCTCCGCCCAGGAGGGCGGACTCGACATCGCAAACGCCAAGGCGATGGACCCGAACATCGTACAGGAATTCGCAAGTTACGGAGTGCGTTGA
- a CDS encoding DUF2783 domain-containing protein produces MPLSTSSNFARPDDAFRAIVEAHRGLTDEQSADFDAALVLILANHIGDIDVLRDALVLAKRRMIDGQQQQQQQQQ; encoded by the coding sequence ATGCCGCTCTCCACCAGCTCCAACTTCGCGCGGCCCGACGATGCCTTTCGCGCCATCGTCGAGGCGCATCGTGGCCTTACCGACGAGCAGAGCGCCGATTTCGACGCGGCGCTGGTGCTGATCCTGGCCAACCATATCGGCGACATCGACGTGCTCAGGGACGCGCTCGTGCTGGCGAAACGCCGCATGATCGATGGCCAGCAGCAGCAACAACAGCAACAACAATAA
- a CDS encoding MBL fold metallo-hydrolase: MAKNFASTGDLSEKKITFSEIGTDLYAFTAEGDPNTAVIVGDDGCLVFDAQATPAMANKVIERVRTVTDKPIKYVVLSHYHAVRVLGASAYKAQGIVASQETYRLIEERGKQDWDSEYGRFPRLFQDAQSIPGLTWPTLTFEGEMSIYLGKREVRLMQLGAGHTSGDIVAWVPDAEVMFSGDLIEYHSACYCGDAHLREWPMTLNEIRNFNPKAIAPGRGDALKGAATVREAIAMTRDFVTSLYGAAEISVAKGRTLKESMAATREVMDPKFHSFAIYEHCLPFNVSRAYDEASGIDDPVIWTDKRDQEMWAALQGGG, encoded by the coding sequence ATGGCGAAGAACTTCGCATCTACCGGCGATCTCTCCGAGAAGAAGATCACCTTCTCCGAGATCGGCACCGATCTCTACGCCTTCACCGCCGAGGGCGATCCGAACACGGCCGTCATCGTCGGCGACGACGGCTGTCTCGTGTTCGACGCGCAGGCGACGCCGGCGATGGCCAACAAGGTGATCGAGCGAGTCCGCACCGTCACCGACAAGCCGATTAAATATGTTGTGCTGTCGCACTATCACGCCGTGCGGGTGCTGGGCGCGTCCGCCTACAAGGCGCAAGGCATCGTCGCCTCGCAGGAGACCTATCGTCTCATCGAAGAGCGCGGCAAGCAGGATTGGGATTCCGAGTACGGCCGCTTCCCGCGCCTGTTCCAGGACGCGCAGAGCATTCCCGGCCTGACCTGGCCGACGCTCACCTTCGAAGGCGAGATGTCGATCTATCTGGGAAAACGCGAAGTGCGCCTGATGCAACTCGGTGCCGGCCACACCTCCGGCGACATCGTCGCCTGGGTGCCCGATGCCGAAGTCATGTTCTCCGGTGATCTCATCGAGTATCACTCCGCCTGCTATTGCGGCGACGCGCATTTGCGCGAATGGCCGATGACGCTGAACGAGATCCGAAATTTCAATCCGAAGGCGATTGCGCCCGGCCGCGGCGATGCGCTGAAGGGCGCGGCCACGGTGCGTGAAGCCATCGCGATGACGCGCGACTTCGTGACCTCGCTCTACGGTGCCGCCGAAATCTCGGTCGCCAAGGGGCGCACGCTGAAGGAATCGATGGCGGCAACGCGCGAGGTGATGGATCCGAAATTCCACAGTTTCGCCATCTACGAGCACTGCCTGCCGTTCAACGTGTCGCGTGCCTATGACGAAGCGTCGGGGATCGACGATCCCGTGATCTGGACCGACAAGCGCGACCAGGAAATGTGGGCAGCCCTGCAAGGAGGAGGATAG
- the hmgA gene encoding homogentisate 1,2-dioxygenase produces the protein MNINTSPDQIVRSSAQVTPGYMSGFGNSFETEALPGALPIGRNSPQRCAYGLYAEQLSGSPFTAPRGTNERSWLYRIRPSVKHSGRFEKVDAGLWRSAPCHEYDLPIAQLRWDPTPLPKEDVTFVQGVQTMTTAGDVNTQAGMAAHVYLVTRSMVDQHFYNADGELMFVLQQGNLRIVTEFGRIDAEPGEIVVIPRGVKFRVEIPNGPARGYLCENYGGAFTLPERGPIGANCLANARDFLTPVADYEDKDTPTELFVKWGGSLFKTTLPHSPIDVVAWHGNYAPYKYDLRTFSPVGAIGFDHPDPSIFTVLTSPSETAGTANIDFVIFPERWMVADNTFRPPWYHMNIMSEFMGLIYGVYDAKPQGFVPGGMSLHNCMLPHGPDRDAFEHASNGELKPVKLTGTMAFMFETRYPQRVTAHAANASTLQDDYADCWKGLEKRFDPNQP, from the coding sequence ATGAACATCAATACCTCGCCCGATCAGATCGTCCGCAGCTCGGCGCAAGTCACGCCGGGCTACATGTCCGGCTTCGGCAACAGTTTCGAGACCGAGGCTCTGCCAGGCGCGCTGCCGATCGGGCGCAACTCGCCGCAGCGCTGCGCCTATGGCCTCTATGCCGAGCAACTCTCCGGCTCGCCCTTCACTGCGCCGCGCGGCACGAATGAGCGCTCCTGGCTCTATCGCATCCGCCCTTCGGTGAAGCATTCCGGTCGCTTCGAGAAGGTTGATGCCGGGCTGTGGCGCTCGGCGCCTTGCCATGAATACGATCTGCCGATCGCGCAGTTGCGCTGGGATCCGACGCCGCTGCCGAAGGAGGACGTTACCTTCGTCCAGGGCGTGCAGACGATGACGACGGCGGGTGACGTGAACACGCAGGCCGGCATGGCCGCGCATGTCTACCTCGTCACCAGGTCGATGGTCGACCAGCATTTCTACAATGCCGACGGCGAGCTGATGTTCGTGCTCCAGCAGGGCAACTTGCGCATCGTCACCGAGTTCGGCCGCATCGATGCCGAGCCCGGCGAGATCGTGGTGATCCCGCGCGGCGTCAAATTCCGCGTCGAGATTCCGAACGGTCCGGCGCGCGGCTATCTCTGCGAGAACTATGGCGGCGCCTTCACGCTGCCGGAGCGGGGGCCGATTGGCGCCAATTGCCTCGCCAATGCGCGCGACTTCCTTACACCCGTTGCCGATTACGAGGACAAGGACACGCCGACCGAGCTGTTCGTGAAATGGGGCGGCTCGCTGTTCAAGACCACGCTGCCGCATTCGCCGATCGACGTGGTCGCCTGGCACGGCAATTACGCGCCGTACAAATACGATCTGCGCACCTTCTCGCCAGTCGGCGCGATCGGCTTCGACCATCCCGATCCCTCGATCTTCACGGTGCTGACCTCGCCGTCGGAGACCGCCGGCACCGCGAATATCGACTTCGTCATCTTCCCCGAGCGCTGGATGGTCGCCGACAACACCTTCCGGCCGCCCTGGTATCACATGAACATCATGAGTGAGTTCATGGGCCTGATCTACGGCGTCTACGACGCCAAGCCGCAAGGGTTCGTTCCGGGCGGGATGAGCCTGCACAATTGCATGCTGCCGCACGGCCCCGACCGCGACGCCTTCGAGCACGCCAGCAACGGCGAGCTGAAGCCGGTGAAGCTCACGGGCACCATGGCCTTCATGTTCGAGACCCGCTACCCGCAGCGCGTCACGGCGCATGCCGCGAACGCGTCGACGCTGCAGGACGATTACGCGGATTGCTGGAAGGGCCTCGAGAAGCGGTTCGATCCGAACCAGCCGTAG
- a CDS encoding N-acyl homoserine lactonase family protein has protein sequence MGNAYEIYALRYATMSPRTPSMNFLAPDPHDSAAQDLDYFVWLIRGQGRDILVDTGFNAEEAASRARKLTLNPVDALERFGVAASSIRDIIVTHLHYDHAGNLDRFPNARFHLQEREMAYATGRCMCNGLLRHPFSVEHVTQMVRHVYGERVNFYSGDGEVAPGVTVHRVGGHSDGLQVVKVETARGPVVLASDAAHYYANLQRRSPFPIVYNVGDMAVGWETIERLAGHPDRYIPGHDPIVTEIYPRASDKVDAWALHLPPTRSFAK, from the coding sequence ATGGGAAACGCCTACGAAATCTACGCCCTGCGCTATGCGACGATGTCGCCGCGCACCCCCAGCATGAATTTTCTGGCGCCCGATCCGCATGACAGCGCGGCGCAGGATCTCGACTACTTCGTCTGGCTGATCCGGGGGCAGGGCCGCGATATCCTGGTCGATACCGGCTTCAATGCCGAAGAGGCTGCCTCGCGCGCGCGAAAACTGACACTCAATCCGGTCGACGCGCTGGAGCGCTTCGGCGTCGCGGCATCCAGCATTCGCGACATCATCGTGACGCATCTGCACTACGACCACGCCGGCAATCTCGATCGCTTCCCGAATGCGCGCTTCCATCTCCAGGAGCGCGAGATGGCCTACGCCACGGGCCGCTGCATGTGCAACGGACTGCTGCGACATCCATTCTCGGTCGAGCACGTCACGCAGATGGTCCGCCATGTCTATGGCGAGCGCGTGAATTTTTATTCCGGTGATGGCGAGGTCGCGCCCGGCGTGACCGTGCATCGTGTCGGCGGCCATTCCGACGGCCTGCAGGTGGTCAAGGTCGAGACGGCGCGCGGTCCGGTGGTGCTGGCATCGGACGCCGCGCATTACTACGCCAATCTGCAGCGCCGCAGCCCGTTCCCGATCGTCTACAATGTCGGCGACATGGCGGTCGGCTGGGAGACGATCGAACGTCTCGCCGGCCATCCCGATCGCTACATTCCCGGCCACGATCCGATCGTGACCGAAATCTATCCGCGCGCGAGCGACAAGGTCGATGCCTGGGCGCTGCACCTGCCGCCGACGCGGTCGTTTGCGAAGTGA
- a CDS encoding FAD-dependent oxidoreductase has translation MAEANTQKAKTQFGYRRHSDQDRPGHSPAEHPVVVVGAGPVGLSLAIDLAQRGQRVVLLDDADRIGEGSRAICFSKRSLEYWDRLGVADRMVDKGVVWSVGRIFHGESQLYQFNLLPEDGHKRPAFINLQQYYAEAYLVDRIGDLPAIDLRWRNKVTALEQRNDSALLTIETPEGAYRLNAQYVVACDGARSSLRQMVGAEFAGQVFEDQFLIADVKMTAEFPTERWFWFDPPFHAGRSALLHRQPDDVWRIDLQLNRYADPVVEKKPENVRPRIARMLGHDKFEFEWISLYKFQCRRMDRFIHGRVIFAGDSAHQVSPFGARGANSGLEDAENLSWKLDRVLRGASPASLLETYHVERSLAADENIRESTRSTDFMAPNSHQEARLRKAVLSLARETEFGKRMVNGGRLSVPCSYDSPLSSRDADSWRGGPPPGCSMLDAPVTTRAGEQAYLTDAFRKGGADFTLLSFSNGAAIDAPDGVKDIRIGGDGGLADPQGLVARRYDAEPDTAYLLRPDGYVAARFRHPTREAIAAALSRAQGLN, from the coding sequence ATGGCGGAAGCCAATACGCAAAAGGCCAAAACCCAGTTCGGCTATCGCCGCCACTCCGACCAGGACCGCCCCGGCCACAGCCCGGCCGAGCATCCGGTCGTGGTGGTCGGTGCCGGCCCTGTCGGGCTGTCGCTGGCAATCGATCTCGCCCAGCGCGGCCAGCGCGTCGTGCTCCTGGACGATGCCGACCGCATCGGCGAGGGTTCGCGCGCGATCTGCTTCTCGAAGCGCTCGCTGGAATATTGGGACCGGCTCGGCGTCGCCGATCGCATGGTCGACAAGGGCGTGGTATGGAGCGTCGGCCGCATCTTTCATGGCGAGTCCCAGCTCTATCAGTTCAACCTGCTGCCTGAGGATGGCCATAAGCGGCCGGCTTTCATCAATCTGCAGCAATATTACGCCGAGGCCTATCTGGTCGACCGCATCGGCGATCTTCCCGCGATCGACCTGCGCTGGCGCAACAAGGTGACGGCGCTCGAGCAGCGCAATGATTCCGCTCTGCTGACGATCGAGACGCCCGAAGGCGCCTATCGCCTGAACGCGCAATATGTCGTCGCCTGCGACGGCGCACGGTCCTCGCTGCGGCAGATGGTCGGCGCCGAGTTTGCTGGACAAGTGTTCGAGGACCAGTTCCTGATCGCCGACGTCAAGATGACCGCGGAATTTCCGACCGAGCGCTGGTTCTGGTTCGATCCGCCGTTTCATGCGGGACGCTCCGCGCTGCTGCACCGGCAGCCCGACGATGTCTGGCGCATCGATCTCCAGCTCAACCGCTACGCCGATCCGGTCGTCGAGAAGAAGCCCGAGAATGTGCGGCCGCGCATCGCGCGCATGCTCGGTCACGACAAGTTCGAGTTCGAGTGGATTTCGCTCTACAAGTTCCAGTGCCGGCGGATGGATCGCTTCATCCACGGCCGCGTGATCTTTGCAGGCGATTCCGCCCATCAGGTCTCGCCCTTCGGCGCGCGCGGAGCGAACTCGGGACTCGAGGATGCCGAGAATCTGTCCTGGAAGCTCGACCGCGTGCTGCGCGGCGCCTCCCCCGCGAGCCTGCTCGAGACCTATCATGTCGAGCGGAGCTTAGCCGCCGACGAGAACATCCGCGAATCCACCCGCTCGACCGACTTCATGGCGCCGAACTCCCATCAGGAAGCGCGGCTGCGCAAGGCGGTGCTGTCGCTCGCCAGGGAAACCGAGTTCGGCAAGCGCATGGTCAATGGCGGTCGGCTGTCGGTGCCGTGCAGCTATGACTCGCCGCTGTCATCGCGCGATGCGGATTCCTGGCGCGGTGGACCGCCGCCTGGCTGTTCCATGCTCGATGCACCGGTGACGACACGCGCGGGCGAGCAGGCTTATCTGACGGATGCGTTCCGCAAGGGTGGAGCGGACTTCACCCTGCTCTCGTTCAGCAATGGCGCAGCGATCGACGCGCCGGATGGCGTGAAGGACATCCGCATCGGCGGCGATGGCGGGCTTGCCGATCCCCAGGGCCTTGTTGCCAGGCGCTACGACGCCGAGCCTGATACGGCCTATCTGCTCAGGCCAGACGGCTATGTCGCGGCGCGCTTCCGCCATCCGACGCGGGAGGCGATCGCCGCCGCGCTGTCGCGGGCCCAAGGCTTGAATTGA
- a CDS encoding class I SAM-dependent methyltransferase, which translates to MKAQAYIAALLVAFAATRAYAADIGYLAPPGVAANEFPSPQRPVARIVSPRRAAEERRDALNEAGQIARALELKPGMTVADIGAGSGYHTVRLSRLVGPAGSVIAQDVTRDYLVELARRTELLKLTNVQFALGEPHDPRLPASSLDAAILVHMYHEIAQPYAFLYNLAPALKRGARIGIVDLELPTSKHGTPIELLRCELTAVGYREVAAYQLAGDTGYLAIFSPPEPAALKSPRDIVACKDPAGTR; encoded by the coding sequence GTGAAGGCACAGGCTTATATCGCGGCGCTACTTGTGGCATTTGCCGCAACTCGCGCATACGCCGCTGACATCGGTTATCTGGCTCCTCCGGGTGTCGCTGCGAACGAGTTTCCCTCGCCGCAGCGCCCCGTTGCACGGATCGTCAGCCCACGCCGTGCCGCCGAAGAGCGCCGCGACGCCCTCAATGAGGCCGGCCAGATCGCACGTGCTCTCGAACTGAAACCAGGCATGACGGTCGCCGACATCGGAGCAGGCAGCGGCTACCACACGGTCAGGCTCTCGCGCCTCGTCGGCCCCGCCGGCTCCGTCATTGCCCAGGACGTCACGCGGGATTACCTCGTCGAGCTCGCCAGGCGAACCGAACTTCTGAAGTTGACGAACGTGCAATTCGCGCTCGGCGAACCACACGACCCGCGCCTGCCCGCTTCCTCGCTGGATGCCGCAATTCTCGTGCACATGTATCACGAGATCGCCCAGCCCTATGCCTTCCTCTACAATCTCGCGCCCGCCTTGAAGCGGGGTGCGCGGATCGGGATTGTCGATCTCGAGCTTCCGACGTCGAAGCATGGCACGCCAATCGAGCTCTTGCGCTGCGAATTGACCGCCGTCGGCTATCGCGAGGTCGCCGCATATCAGCTTGCAGGGGACACAGGATACCTGGCGATATTCTCTCCGCCGGAGCCAGCGGCGCTAAAATCTCCCCGCGATATCGTTGCTTGCAAGGATCCCGCCGGCACTCGCTGA